The following is a genomic window from Chitinispirillum alkaliphilum.
ATGAGATAATCTATCCCTCTTTTGTTCAGAAGCGTTTGCCGCAATCGGTTAATTTGCTTGTAAATATCACCAACGATGGGTGGTTTGGACGATCTTCTGGTCCGTTTCAGCATGCTGCAATGGCACAGATGCGTTCGATTGAAAATGGGGTCTCATTGGCCAGATCAGCAAATTCGGGTATCAGCATGAGTGTTGATCCTTTAGGGCGTGTGATTAACAGAAGTGGCTTGTATGAAAGGGTTATTATAACCGATGAGGTCCCTCTTATCCGTATCTCCACTTTTTACTCCCGGTTTGGAGACTGGTTTGTGTTACTCTCATTTGTGCTGACCATTTTTGGTGGGGTAAGCATTGGGATTAAAAAGAGCAGGTTTGGCAAAGACAGATAAATGAGGTGTCCGCTTGTATTTCCTATCTCTTCCAAATCGTCTGGCCAATTGATGTAAATACCAAATGAGTTACCGGTGTTGTGGTGAATATATTATATGCAAATTCCTCATCATTCCTCATCCCATACTCACTTATGTATATTATCTCTTTAGAACCGATCTTTTTGCAGAATATGAAATGGAGCAATTACCGTAAGGAGTGTTTTTAGCTATGCTTGATATCCAGCGTATAAGGGAAAATCCGGGGTTGATTGAGGATGCCGCAGCAAGAAAAAAGAGCCCTGTAGACATAAACGCAGTGCTTGAACTCGATCAGAAACGGCGCGAGATGATCCGTGAAGTGGAAAGGTTGAAAAGTGTCAGAAACAGTCGCTCCAAAGAGATCTCTCAGTTAAAGAAGGAGAAAAAGGACGCTGCGGATCTGATCAGAGAGATGAAAGAAGTCTCTGAATCAATAAAGACCATGGATGAGAGAGTGGTTGGTCTGGAAAGTGAAATGAATGAAGTGCTGATTCGCATTCCCAATGTACCTCAGGAGAGTGTACCTCGTGGGGAAAGCGAGAATGACAATGTGATTGTTTCAGAGTGGGGGGAGAAGCCGGAGTACGGTTTTAAACTGAAGGACCACCTGGAGTTGGGGGAATCTCTTGATATAATCGATTTTAAGAGAGGCGCTAAGATCTCCGGTGCAGGATTTCCTGTACTTAAAGGTCACGGGGCATTGCTTGAACGGGCTCTTATAAACTTTTTCCTCGATACTCATACTTTAAAGAACGGATATACAGAGATATTTCCCCCATTTCTGGCAAACAGAGCGAGTCATTTCGGAGTAGGGCAGCTTCCCAAAAACGAGGACCAGATGTACTTTGTCGGCAAGGATGATCTTTTTTGTATTCCTACCGCAGAAGTTCCGGTAACCAATCTCCATCGGGAAGAGACTCTTGAAGTAAACGAACTTTCTTTGAAATATTGTGCATACAGCGCCTGTTTCAGGCGTGAGGCTGGCTCATATGGAAAGGATACCAAGGGGTATCTGCGTGTGCATCAGTTCAATAAAGTGGAGCTTGTCAAAGTTACAGAACCCGAAAAGTCAGATGAGGAGCTTGAGGCATTACGTCAGGATGCAGAGGATATACTTAAGGCTCTGGGTTTAAAATACAGGGTTCTTGAATTATGTGATGCAGATCTTTCCTTTGCATCTGCAAAATGCTACGACCTTGAAGTGTGGGCTCCGGGTGAAGGACGTTTTCTGGAAGTATCTTCATGCAGCAATTTTGAGGACTTTCAGGCCAGAAGAATGAATATGCGTTACAGGCCCGGAAAAGGTGAACGCCCACGTTTTGTTCATACTCTGAACGGAAGTGGTTTGGCTACAGCAAGGATACTTGTCGCCTTGTTGGAAACATTTCAAACTGAAAAGGGTACGGTTATGATACCGCCTCCTCTTCAACCCTACATGCATGGTTTAAAGGAGATTACACCCTGAAGTGATATTTACTTTTTTGAATAAATTAAAAAACAATCGTCAGTTCAAGGATTTTTTTCTGCAGACCAGAATGTTTTCAGTAAGAAATATTCTGCTCGTAATCTGTCTTGTATGGCTTGTTTTCTATCTGTTGTTTGTCTATACACTTAAGTCAAATCTGGACAGTCAGACAACTCAGCTCTCACAAGCAAGAGCTGAGCTTATCTCTATGAAAATTTCGGTTATGGATGAGCATGAGAAGCTGATCGAGGTTTTCAATGAGGTTATGGGCAACTCATGCAATCCGGTTATCATTGTAGACTCTGAGGGTATTCCTGTTTATTGGAAAGATATCGGGACAACCCTTTTGGGTTCATCTATGTCTTACACCGACAACGCTTCGGATGAGGAACTGGAGAAGGTCAGAAATCTGGCCCGTAAAATGAGAGGAAAAAACACACCTTTTTTAATCGATACCGGCTCTGAGGTATACGGCAGCCTTGAATTAGTCTATGCAAACAGTTCGACTGTTCAGATGCTTGCGTGGATGCCGTTTGTGGAGATTGGTCTTGTTGCTGTGATTATTTTACTTATCTATATCTCTTTTCGAAGTATAAGAATTACGGAAAGAAGCAATTTGTGGGTTGGCTTGGCAAAGGAAACTGCTCATCAGCTTGGCACTCCGATTTCTTCCCTTATGGGGTGGTCAGAATATCTGCGTGCTGTTTGTGAACAGTGTCAGTCACAGCTTGAATTCGGAACAAATAATGAGGTATGCAGGATTTGCGACGATATCGATTATGATTTGAAAAGGCTTAACAAAGTAGCAGCAAGGTTTAGTCAGATCGGCTCGGAGCCGGACCGTCCGTTGTGTGATATTAGAGAAGTGCTCAATGACACCATAGATTATTTCAGGGTACGCCTTCCACTTCACAAAAGAAAGATTGATCTTACAACTGATTTCGCTGTTGTGCCGCTTCTGCCACTCAACAGAGATCTTGTTAGTTGGGTTATTGAAAACCTGATTAAAAACTCAATCGATGCAATAAGTTCTTCTGAGGGCCAAATTACCATGGCTGTACAGTATGTGTCAAGCGAAAAAGTCATACGTTTCACACAGAAAGACAATGGTAAAGGTATATCAAGAGAGCAGCAGAAACGGGTGTTCTCTCCCGGTTTTACCACCAAAAAAAGAGGATGGGGGCTTGGGTTGACTCTGGCAAAGAGGATCATTGAAGATTATCACGGGGGTAAGATATATGTCGATTGGTCACAGAAACAGAAGGGGACTGAGATAGTGATTGAGTTGCCGGTTTCCCCGGAGTCTCATAAAGTATGCAAAAGTAAGGAGTTTGTGAAAGTATGACCGTGTCCAGGAAAAAAGTTTTGTGGGTCGATGATGAAATAGAGTTTCTCAGGGCGCATATCCTGTTTTTAGAGACGAGGGGTTACAGTGTGTTTCCTGTCTTCAGTGGAGATGATGCTGTACAGTTGATCAAAGAAAATGGTGATGACTACGATATTGTGCTGCTCGATGAGCAGATGCCTGGTAAAGACGGACTTACCACTCTTGAGGAGATAAAGGAAATTGCACCATCACTGCCGGTCGTTATGGTGACAAAGAGCGAAGAAGAAGAGGTGATGGAAGCCGCACTGGGATTGAAAATAGACGGCTATCTTACAAAACCGGTTAATCCAAGTCAGGTACTGCTTGTATGTAAAAGACTGCTTGATTGCAACCAGCTCATCTCCAAACAGCTTAAGGAAAAATACCTCAGAAGTTATACTGAAATCAGAAGCCGTTTTTCTGCAGCTCTTAATGTGGCTGCCTTTGCCAGAATTTTTGATACTTTAAGTAAATGGAGCATCGAGCTTGCAGATGTGGAGGATGAAGGTCTTAGACAGATGCATGCCGGGTTGATCTCTGACTGCAATACTCTATTCTGTGACTTGGTTTCTGAGCAGTACCCCAGGTGGATTAAGGGAAAAGGGGGTCGCTCTGCAATGGCAACAGATGTTCTTGAAAAAATCGTGGTGCCAAGAATCGGACAGGGCGAAAAAACAGTAATGGTTGTTTTGAGCGGAATGAGAATCGATCAGTTTATGGATATTGAACCTGAACTCAGAAAAATTTTCAAAATAGATAAAAAATTATTCTGTTCGGTTTTGCCTTCAGACCTGAGATACTCAAGAGCATCACTGTTTACAGGTATGTACCCGGATAAGATACACAAGCTAATGCCTGATGTTTTTGAAGCTGATGAAAAGGTTTTGGCAGAAAAAGGGAAAGAGTTGCTGCTTCTGGGGCTTGAGAAGTTTGGAATAGGGGAAGACGATATATTCTATGAAGACGTTGCTAAAGGCTATACTCTTGAAGATATTAAGAAGGTTGTAGACATTTCGGAAAAGACACCTTTGACCGTTATTGCAATAGATATTGTAAAGCAGTTCATGAGCATGAGATCCGCCGGTACAATGCTCAAGGAAATTGCCTCTGATGAGAAAGCTCTGAGGAGTTTTACCACTTCATGGTTCAATACTTCTTCTGTACTTCAGCTGCTTAAGAGTTTGTCAAATGCTGGAAGAAGTGTGATAATTACATCAGATCATGGGCACATACTGTGCTCAAGAGGTACTGAAGTATATGGGGTAGATAATATCGGGCAGAACCTGCGCTGCTTGTTTGATCAGAAAATAAGTGCTGATGAAAGAAGAGTTGTGTTTCTGCAGGAACCAGCTCATTATGGCTTGCCAAATTTCTCTCCTGAAACGAGATGTGTAATTGCAAGAGAGAATTACTACTTTATTTATCCTGAGGAATTTGAAAACTACCGGGAACAATATCTGAATAGCTTTCAGTGTGGTGGAATTTCAATGGATGAGATGATTATGCCGCTATATATCTGCAAAAGCAGATGAGTCTTGAGATGATACAATATGATTAAGGAAAGTAAATCAGCAGAAGAAACAAGAAAACTGGGCGCTGCTTTAGCCCGTAAAGCAGCGCCTGGTAATGTATTTGCTCTGGTCGGTGATCTTGGATGCGGGAAAACTGAGTTTGTTAGAGGCTTTGTTCATGAATTGTTCCCTGAAGCCGTGGTTAGAAGTCCCACGTTTTCTATCGTAAACTCATATGGGCCATCTTCTTTTCCTCTCTATCACTTTGACTTTTACAGGCTATGTGATTTTTCTGAGCTCGATCAGATCGGTTTTGAAGAGTATGTCGCTTCTGAAGGTGTGTGTCTCATAGAATGGGCCGATATGTTCTCTGACTGTTTACCGCCGGGGACTATTATAATTGAATTTCTCCAAACTGATTTGGACAAACGGACAATCAAGTCTGATTTTGATTGGTAATATCTCTGTTTTGTACTGCTATTCAGTTATTCCAATGCAAATTTTTGTTCCGCAGGGTTGATCATAGTAGCCTCGTAATAATTTGGCCCTTAGCAGTTTCTCACTCTGCCCTGATATATTTCTCCTCACAGTAAACCGGTTACAGGCGGGTAAAATGTACATGGATTGAGGTTGGATGAAGTGTTCTAATCTTCTGAACTGAAAAAGTGGTTCTTTTTATCAAGCAGCCATCGGGCATGATTTCTATAGACGGTATTCATGAAAACTGTTGATTGGTCCTCATAGGGGTTGATTCTGGTCGCTTGTGTCAAAAGCTCCCTGAAACTCTGTTTGTCGTTCTCTTTTACTGCAAAATTCAGAGCGCCGGAAACAAAAGTTGAGGCGTTTTTACCGGAAGAGTATGAGAGTGCTTTTTGGAAGTGTTCTTTTGCCTTGTCCATATCGCCCCCAAGGGAGGTTGGTGCGGAAGAGAGATACAGAGACAACGCTTCATGAGCGGCACCTTCACCGAAATCGCTTTTAAGGGATATGGTTTTGTGGAGCAAGGCTGCGGGCCGACGCACTGAAAGCCCGAGTGCAAGATCTCTTCTGTCTGCTCTTATTGCTCCAAGCCAGGCAACAGAGCTCCAGTAAAGATAAGAGGTATCAGATATTGAAACTTGTGAGAGAGCTGAGTCGATGCAGCCTGTTCTTATACTATCTGTAATACCAGGATAGAGGATTTCAAGACCTCGAAGAACGTGATCCCGTCCCCGCAGGTAGTGATTTTTTGCTCTTCTGCGTAGTATCGCAGCCTGTGGGTCGTTGTGCATTTGCAGGGTATCCGCGGGTAGCATAAGAAAAATGTGTGCATTGAGTATAAATAATTTCCCGGTGGTAAGATGGAGCTGAGGGTTATTGCTTTCCTGTTGAAGCAGTGTCTCGTAAAATTTCATTGTGAAGGGAAGTGCTTCTCTAATAAGCTCCGGATCGTCTTCACCGGTTAGAAAGGCCGCTTCACCTGAGAGACTTTCAGTTAAATTCCTCATTACCATTTTTCTTGGCGAACAACTGATTGAGAATATGGACAAACTTATAAGCAG
Proteins encoded in this region:
- a CDS encoding Sensor histidine kinase, encoding MIFTFLNKLKNNRQFKDFFLQTRMFSVRNILLVICLVWLVFYLLFVYTLKSNLDSQTTQLSQARAELISMKISVMDEHEKLIEVFNEVMGNSCNPVIIVDSEGIPVYWKDIGTTLLGSSMSYTDNASDEELEKVRNLARKMRGKNTPFLIDTGSEVYGSLELVYANSSTVQMLAWMPFVEIGLVAVIILLIYISFRSIRITERSNLWVGLAKETAHQLGTPISSLMGWSEYLRAVCEQCQSQLEFGTNNEVCRICDDIDYDLKRLNKVAARFSQIGSEPDRPLCDIREVLNDTIDYFRVRLPLHKRKIDLTTDFAVVPLLPLNRDLVSWVIENLIKNSIDAISSSEGQITMAVQYVSSEKVIRFTQKDNGKGISREQQKRVFSPGFTTKKRGWGLGLTLAKRIIEDYHGGKIYVDWSQKQKGTEIVIELPVSPESHKVCKSKEFVKV
- a CDS encoding Seryl-tRNA synthetase codes for the protein MLDIQRIRENPGLIEDAAARKKSPVDINAVLELDQKRREMIREVERLKSVRNSRSKEISQLKKEKKDAADLIREMKEVSESIKTMDERVVGLESEMNEVLIRIPNVPQESVPRGESENDNVIVSEWGEKPEYGFKLKDHLELGESLDIIDFKRGAKISGAGFPVLKGHGALLERALINFFLDTHTLKNGYTEIFPPFLANRASHFGVGQLPKNEDQMYFVGKDDLFCIPTAEVPVTNLHREETLEVNELSLKYCAYSACFRREAGSYGKDTKGYLRVHQFNKVELVKVTEPEKSDEELEALRQDAEDILKALGLKYRVLELCDADLSFASAKCYDLEVWAPGEGRFLEVSSCSNFEDFQARRMNMRYRPGKGERPRFVHTLNGSGLATARILVALLETFQTEKGTVMIPPPLQPYMHGLKEITP
- a CDS encoding Response regulator, with product MTVSRKKVLWVDDEIEFLRAHILFLETRGYSVFPVFSGDDAVQLIKENGDDYDIVLLDEQMPGKDGLTTLEEIKEIAPSLPVVMVTKSEEEEVMEAALGLKIDGYLTKPVNPSQVLLVCKRLLDCNQLISKQLKEKYLRSYTEIRSRFSAALNVAAFARIFDTLSKWSIELADVEDEGLRQMHAGLISDCNTLFCDLVSEQYPRWIKGKGGRSAMATDVLEKIVVPRIGQGEKTVMVVLSGMRIDQFMDIEPELRKIFKIDKKLFCSVLPSDLRYSRASLFTGMYPDKIHKLMPDVFEADEKVLAEKGKELLLLGLEKFGIGEDDIFYEDVAKGYTLEDIKKVVDISEKTPLTVIAIDIVKQFMSMRSAGTMLKEIASDEKALRSFTTSWFNTSSVLQLLKSLSNAGRSVIITSDHGHILCSRGTEVYGVDNIGQNLRCLFDQKISADERRVVFLQEPAHYGLPNFSPETRCVIARENYYFIYPEEFENYREQYLNSFQCGGISMDEMIMPLYICKSR
- a CDS encoding TsaE protein, required for threonylcarbamoyladenosine t(6)A37 formation in tRNA produces the protein MIKESKSAEETRKLGAALARKAAPGNVFALVGDLGCGKTEFVRGFVHELFPEAVVRSPTFSIVNSYGPSSFPLYHFDFYRLCDFSELDQIGFEEYVASEGVCLIEWADMFSDCLPPGTIIIEFLQTDLDKRTIKSDFDW